The segment TGAAGCGACGAAGAGCATCCTCAAGAGACTCGTTTTTACGGACGCGAGTTGTATTTGACATGCTAATTTCCCTCCCTCCAAAGCAAAAACAGGTTTGTAAAGACATATGTATAATCTCCACATGTCTTCATTAAGTATAATATATTCAGGCTTATAGGTCAACTAGTTATTATTCACTCTGATCAAAAAAACTAGATTTTTATTAGATGATTTGGATTTTTTCCTGTCACATTAATTTTCTTTAACGATCTCAATTCCGGAACTTGCTCCGATTCGGGTTGCACCTGCATCAATCATTTCTATTGTTGATTTATTATCACGGACGCCTCCGGATGCTTTTATACCCATTTCACTACCAACTGTTTGACGCATTAACTTAATATCTTCTACTGTTGCACCTCCACCGGAAAATCCGGTTGATGTTTTCACAAAGTCTGCTCCAGCTTCTTTTGCCAATTTACATGCTCGAATTTTTTCATCATTGCTTAGTAGTGATGTTTCAATAATAACCTTTGTGAGTGCTCTATCCTTAGCCGCAGAAACAACTGATTTTATATCGGCTTGTACAGCTTCATCATTTTTAGATTTTAATTCGCCAACATTAATAACCATATCCACTTCTGTAGCACCATCTTTAATTGCTTGTTCTGTTTCAAACACTTTTGACGCTGTAGAAGTTGCGCCTAATGGAAACCCAATAACAGTACATATTTTTATGGATGTATCTTTTAAATTTTCATAACAAAATGGCACCCAGTAAGGGTTCACACAAACAGAAGCAAATTCATACTCTCTCGCTTCATCGACGATTTGTTTGATTGTTTCTTTTGTAGTATCTGGTTTCAATGCAGTGTGATCAATATACTTAGCTAGTTCTTTATTCATCATTAACTTCCTCTCTGAATATAAGTACACTTATAACTCTTCAAATTGATAAGAAATGCTTGACAACACATATATAGCTGCCGTTTCAGTACGTAGTATTCGGGGGCCCAGGCGAACAGGATGAAACCCGCTTTCCTTTAATTTTTCTGCTTCTTTTACAGAAAAACCGCCCTCAGGTCCAATACAGATAAATAAACGGTGATCACGTTCTAACCTTTTCATGATGCTTCCAAATGATTGGTGTTTTTCGGTTTTCGCTTCTTCTTCATATGGAAAAATTTTCATATCATAAGTAGTGCTTTCCTCAATTAAATCCGACAGCGTCATAGGTGAATGAATTACAGGGATTTGTTTTCGATGACTTTGCTCACTTGCTTCCTTAACAATTTTTCTAAAACGATTCATTTTTTTGGCTTTCTTTTTTTCATCCCATACAACTATAGAACGTTCGGCCTGGAATGGGATGAATGAATGCGCACCAAGCTCTGTTCCCTTTTGTAAAATTAAATCAAACTTATCGCCTTTAGGTAAACCTTGAGCAACAGTTACAGTTATGGGAAGTTCAACTGCTTCATCCAGCCATTCCCGGACTGTTGCATGAATACTTTGGTCTATAGCAGTAATTTCACAAATTGCAGCAATCCCATCCGTATGATTACAAATGATTTTGTCTCCCTCTTTATAGCGCATCACACGGCTTATATGGTGGGCATCATCACCCTTTATAATAACCTCAGACACATGCCAATCTGTAGAAGGAATAAAATATCGTTGCAAATTAGGCACCTACTTTTTATTTAAACTTTCCTGGCTGTAATAGAAATCCAATCTTCCAACATATTTACTTCCAGAATTTCAAACCCTTGCTGCTCCAATTTATCTTTTACTATCTGTTCTTTCGTTTGAATAATACCGGACATAATGAATAAACCACCAAATTCTAGGGTTTGCCAAGCATCATCAACAAACTGAATAATAATTTCAGCTAAAATATTTGATACGATAACATCTGCTTTCATATTGACTTGATTAAGTAAATTATTCTGTTTCGCTTCGATTTGTTTATCCAGTTTATTAAGTTCTGCATTTACTTTCGTGCTTTTTACTGCCACATCATCCAAGTCATATGCATATACATTGCCGGCGCCCAGCAGAGATGAAGCGATACTTAATACACCGGAACCAGAACCAACGTCGATAACGACATCCGCTTTCTTTATATACTTTTCTAGCGCTCGTATACTGAGAATTGTAGTTGGATGTGTTCCTGTCCCAAAAGCCATTCCCGGATCAAGTTCAATAATAATTTCGTCACTAGAAATTGGTGTATATTCTTCCCATGTAGGTATTATTGTGACTTTATCCGAAATATGAATTGGCTTATAATATTTTTTCCAGGCATTTGCCCAATCTTCCTCATTTATTTCTCTAGATGTTACATGGTTTTTCCCAATATCGATGGCATAGTTTTTCAAATTCGTAACGTCTTGTTTTATACGCTCAACAACTTCATCTAAACGATCGCCTGCAGGAAGGTATGCTTTAATATACACACCTTCCTGTGGGTATTCATTCGGGTTCAACTCATAAACTTCACCGAAAAATGTATCCCGTTCTTTGACTAAATCCAGTGGGTCTTCAATTACAAGCCCGCTTGCACCAATTTCGTCTAATATGTTGGAAATTGGTTCTATTGCTTCGTTCGTTGTATGAATACATATTTCTGACCATTTCATTTCAATCCACTCATTTCATCTATAGAAAAGCGCTTATATGTAACGATGTGAAGCTCACATCGTTATTCACTTTTAAAAGCATTTTTAAAACGTTGAAAAAGGGAGCTGTCCTGCTCATTTGTTGATTCGTTACCACCAATTTCATTAAATTCACGTAATAGTTCTTTTTGACGCTCTGTTAATTTCGTAGGTGTAACAATCTTCACAATAATATGTTGGTCTCCATGACCATATCCACGAACGTTTGGTGCACCCTTTCCTTTCATGCGGAATGTTTTTCCTGATTGAGTCCCAGCAGGTATTTTTAACATAACTTTACCATGAACAGTAGGGACTTCTACTTCATCACCTAATGCTCCCTGGGCATAGTTTAATGGTATTTCACAATAAATATGATCTCCTTCACGCTCAAAGAAATCATGCGGTTTTATTTGAATAAGCACATATAAATCACCAGGAGGTCCCCCGTTTACACCAGCTTCTCCTTTTCCGGATACACGAACTTGTTGACCTTCATCGATACCTGCAGGGATGGTGATATGAATTTTATTATGCTTTTTCACTTTTCCAGCTCCGCCACATGTCGTACATTTTTCCGGTATAATTTTTCCGGATCCATTACAGTGATGGCATACACGGCGATTAACAACCCTGCCAAACGGTGTATTCTGTTCCGTATTTAACTGACCGGATCCATTACAATGAGAACATGTATTGACTTTTGTTCCAGGTTTTGCGCCAGACCCATTACATGTTTCACAATTTTCCTCTTTTGGAATACGGATATCTGTTTCTTTTCCAAAAATAGCCTCTTCAAATTCCAGTGTCATTGTATATTGCAGATCTGCCCCTTGCTGTGGTGCATTTGGATCTCTTCTGCGGCCTCCGCCACCAAAGAACATGTCAAAGATATCACCAAAACCGCCAAAGTCCTGTGCTCCACCGCCAAAACCGCCAAAGCCTTGGTTTTGCGCGCCTGCATGCCCAAATTGATCGTATTGCGTGCGCTTTTGTTCATCACTTAGCACTTCATATGCTTCTTTGGCTTCTTTAAATTTGTCCGCTGCATCCTCTTCTTTATTCACGTCCGGATGATATTTTCTTGCTAACTTCCGGTACGCTTTTTTAATTTCGTCTTTTGAGGAATCCTTTCCGACTCCTAGTACATCATAATAATCGCGTTTACTCACTTGTTGATCACTCTCCCGACACTAGCATAAATATTATCTTATCATTACTCGATCCCTCGTAGCAAATCTGCTTAGAGAGTATCCATTTTAGATAAAAAGGTCAAAGCCAAGAGGATCCTGACTTTGACCTTTTTTATTTGATTTCTATTCTTTTTTATCTTCTTCTTCGTCTACTTCTTTATAATCCGCCTCTGTTACGTCTTCGCTGCCTTGTCCTTCTGATCCTTGCGCAGCTTGAGCGTCTTGCTGGGCTTGTTCATAAAGTTTAACAGTAAGCTGTTGTACTTCTTCCTGGAGTGCATCTTTCTTCTCTCTAATCTGTTCAATGTCGTCAGATTCGATCGCTGTTTTCAATGCTTCTTTTGCATCTTCAGCTTTTTGTTTTTCGTCATCTGTTACTTTATCACCGAGGTCTTTGATTGTTTTATCTGTTGTGAAAATAAGTTGATCAGCCTCATTGCGTAAATCTACTTCTTCACGGCGTTTCTTATCTTCTTCTGCGTTTTCTTCAGCTTCATTTACCATTTTTTCAACTTCCTCATCCGAAAGACCTGATGACGATTTGATCGTAATGGATTGCTCTTTGTTTGTGCCCATATCTTTCGCGCTAACATTCACAATACCATTTGAGTCGATGTCAAATTTCACTTCGATTTGAGGAACGCCTCTTGGCGCTGGTGGGATATCTGTTAATTGGAAACGACCCAATGTTTTATTATCTGCCGCCATTTCACGTTCACCCTGAAGTACATGAATATCTACAGCAGTCTGATTATCCGCAGCTGTTGAGAACACTTGCGATTCACTTGTTGGAATTGTTGTATTACGCTCAATCAATTTTGTGGAAACAGATCCCATTGTTTCAATACCTAAAGAAAGTGGTGTAACGTCCAATAAGACTACATCTTTAACATCACCTTGAAGCACACCACCTTGAATAGCTGCACCTAATGCTACAACTTCATCAGGGTTAACTCCTTTGGAAGGATCTTTTCCTGTTTCACGCTTAATTGCCTCCTGAACAGCAGGAATACGTGTTGAACCACCAACTAATATCACTTTATCAATTTCATTTGCACTTAAGTTAGCATCAGATAATGCTTTTCGTGCAGGAACCATTGTACGTTCTACCAATTCTGAAGTAAGTTCTTCAAACTTAGCACGAGTTAAATTCATTTCCATATGCAACGGTCCAGCTTCTCCTGCTGTGATAAATGGCAGTGATATTTGTGTTTGAGATACGCCTGATAGCTCTTTTTTCGCTTTTTCAGCAGCATCTTTCAAACGCTGTGTAGCCATTTTATCTTTGGATAAGTCGATGCCGTTTTCTTTTTTAAATTCCTGTACCATATAATCAATGACAAGTTCATCAAAGTCGTCACCGCCCAAACGGTTGTCTCCCGCTGTGGAAATAACCTCAAATGTACCGTCACCAATATCTAGGATAGATACGTCAAATGTTCCTCCACCAAGGTCATATACAAGAATCGTTTGATCCTGATCTTCTTTGTCTATACCGTAAGCAAGTGCTGCAGCTGTAGGCTCATTAATAATACGTTCTACTTCTAGTCCTGCGATTTTACCTGCGTCTTTTGTAGCCTGACGCTCTGCATCATTGAAATAAGCTGGTACAGTAATGACAGCTTTCTCAACTGTTTCCCCAAGGTATTCTTCAGCGTATGATTTAATATGCTGCAGGATAATTGCGGATACCTCTTGTGGTGTATATTCTTTATCTTCTATTGTTATTTTATAATCTGTGCCCATATGACGTTTAACAGATTGAATAGTATTCGGATTTGTAATTGCTTGACGCTTTGCTACTTCTCCAACCTGTCTTTCACCATTTTTAAAAGCAACTACAGATGGTGTTGTGCGATTCCCTTCAGGAGTAGGAATTACGACGGATTCACCACCTTCCATTACTGCTACAACTGAGTTTGTTGTTCCTAAATCAATACCAATTATTTTACTCATACCTATTTTCCTCCTTAACTGCTCCATACAAAGTTATTTATTTACTTTTACCATTGCAGGTCTAATAACACGATCATTCAAAATATACCCTTTTTGTAATTCTTCTACAACTGTATTTGATTCTACTTCTTCTTCCTCTACTTGCATCACTGCATGGTGCAGGTTTGGATCAAATACATTCCCTTCTGCTTCAATCTCTTCTACACCCTGAGACTTGAGTGCATCTTTCAATTGCTGATATACCATTGTGATGCCATCAATAAGGCTGGAAGTCGCATCTGTTACTTCTACTTGCAAAGCTCTTTCAAAATTATCTATTGCAGGTAATAACTCATTTACCAGGTCTTGGGCTTTATACTTGCGATCTACCTCTTTTTCCTTTTGCGAGCGCTTTTTGAAATTATCAAATTCCGCCTGCAAACGAAGCAATCGATCTTGTAGTTCCTCTTTTTCCTGTTTTAATGCTTCCATTTCTTTCTGTTCGGAATCCGACGTTTCTTCGGAGGTTCCTGCTTCTGTTTCTTCTGAATCAATGACTTCTATTTGTTCTGATTCATCTTTTTGGTTGACGTCATCTTTTGTAATTGTATCTTTATCATGCTTTTCCACCGTAACACCTCCTATTTAAAAATAACCAAATAAGACTATATCATGAATAACATATGAATTAAACCTGGAAGTCCTCTGGTCACTCGCTCCTGAAAAAGATTATCTATTATTCATTGTTTTTATACCACATGTATAATGCGTCTGTCATCTCATTTGATAATATATTTAACAATGAAATTACCTTCCTGTACTCCATTCTTGTTGGTCCAAGTAAAGCAATAGTGCCCATTTGACCATCACCTGATTGATATGCCGTCGTAATTAAGCTGAAGTCTTTAATAGCATCTACCTTATTTTCATTTCCAATTGTCACCCTTATTCCCTCATTTGTTCGCTTCAAAAGATTTGCTATTTCATCTTCCTTTTCAATCATGGAATAAAAAGAGCGTATCTTATCTACATCATCAAATTCAGGCTGCATCAAAATATTG is part of the Virgibacillus sp. NKC19-16 genome and harbors:
- the deoC gene encoding deoxyribose-phosphate aldolase, with protein sequence MNKELAKYIDHTALKPDTTKETIKQIVDEAREYEFASVCVNPYWVPFCYENLKDTSIKICTVIGFPLGATSTASKVFETEQAIKDGATEVDMVINVGELKSKNDEAVQADIKSVVSAAKDRALTKVIIETSLLSNDEKIRACKLAKEAGADFVKTSTGFSGGGATVEDIKLMRQTVGSEMGIKASGGVRDNKSTIEMIDAGATRIGASSGIEIVKEN
- a CDS encoding 16S rRNA (uracil(1498)-N(3))-methyltransferase; its protein translation is MQRYFIPSTDWHVSEVIIKGDDAHHISRVMRYKEGDKIICNHTDGIAAICEITAIDQSIHATVREWLDEAVELPITVTVAQGLPKGDKFDLILQKGTELGAHSFIPFQAERSIVVWDEKKKAKKMNRFRKIVKEASEQSHRKQIPVIHSPMTLSDLIEESTTYDMKIFPYEEEAKTEKHQSFGSIMKRLERDHRLFICIGPEGGFSVKEAEKLKESGFHPVRLGPRILRTETAAIYVLSSISYQFEEL
- the prmA gene encoding 50S ribosomal protein L11 methyltransferase produces the protein MKWSEICIHTTNEAIEPISNILDEIGASGLVIEDPLDLVKERDTFFGEVYELNPNEYPQEGVYIKAYLPAGDRLDEVVERIKQDVTNLKNYAIDIGKNHVTSREINEEDWANAWKKYYKPIHISDKVTIIPTWEEYTPISSDEIIIELDPGMAFGTGTHPTTILSIRALEKYIKKADVVIDVGSGSGVLSIASSLLGAGNVYAYDLDDVAVKSTKVNAELNKLDKQIEAKQNNLLNQVNMKADVIVSNILAEIIIQFVDDAWQTLEFGGLFIMSGIIQTKEQIVKDKLEQQGFEILEVNMLEDWISITARKV
- the dnaJ gene encoding molecular chaperone DnaJ; amino-acid sequence: MSKRDYYDVLGVGKDSSKDEIKKAYRKLARKYHPDVNKEEDAADKFKEAKEAYEVLSDEQKRTQYDQFGHAGAQNQGFGGFGGGAQDFGGFGDIFDMFFGGGGRRRDPNAPQQGADLQYTMTLEFEEAIFGKETDIRIPKEENCETCNGSGAKPGTKVNTCSHCNGSGQLNTEQNTPFGRVVNRRVCHHCNGSGKIIPEKCTTCGGAGKVKKHNKIHITIPAGIDEGQQVRVSGKGEAGVNGGPPGDLYVLIQIKPHDFFEREGDHIYCEIPLNYAQGALGDEVEVPTVHGKVMLKIPAGTQSGKTFRMKGKGAPNVRGYGHGDQHIIVKIVTPTKLTERQKELLREFNEIGGNESTNEQDSSLFQRFKNAFKSE
- the dnaK gene encoding molecular chaperone DnaK, which gives rise to MSKIIGIDLGTTNSVVAVMEGGESVVIPTPEGNRTTPSVVAFKNGERQVGEVAKRQAITNPNTIQSVKRHMGTDYKITIEDKEYTPQEVSAIILQHIKSYAEEYLGETVEKAVITVPAYFNDAERQATKDAGKIAGLEVERIINEPTAAALAYGIDKEDQDQTILVYDLGGGTFDVSILDIGDGTFEVISTAGDNRLGGDDFDELVIDYMVQEFKKENGIDLSKDKMATQRLKDAAEKAKKELSGVSQTQISLPFITAGEAGPLHMEMNLTRAKFEELTSELVERTMVPARKALSDANLSANEIDKVILVGGSTRIPAVQEAIKRETGKDPSKGVNPDEVVALGAAIQGGVLQGDVKDVVLLDVTPLSLGIETMGSVSTKLIERNTTIPTSESQVFSTAADNQTAVDIHVLQGEREMAADNKTLGRFQLTDIPPAPRGVPQIEVKFDIDSNGIVNVSAKDMGTNKEQSITIKSSSGLSDEEVEKMVNEAEENAEEDKKRREEVDLRNEADQLIFTTDKTIKDLGDKVTDDEKQKAEDAKEALKTAIESDDIEQIREKKDALQEEVQQLTVKLYEQAQQDAQAAQGSEGQGSEDVTEADYKEVDEEEDKKE
- the grpE gene encoding nucleotide exchange factor GrpE, with protein sequence MEKHDKDTITKDDVNQKDESEQIEVIDSEETEAGTSEETSDSEQKEMEALKQEKEELQDRLLRLQAEFDNFKKRSQKEKEVDRKYKAQDLVNELLPAIDNFERALQVEVTDATSSLIDGITMVYQQLKDALKSQGVEEIEAEGNVFDPNLHHAVMQVEEEEVESNTVVEELQKGYILNDRVIRPAMVKVNK